In a single window of the Pongo abelii isolate AG06213 chromosome 1, NHGRI_mPonAbe1-v2.0_pri, whole genome shotgun sequence genome:
- the OSBPL9 gene encoding oxysterol-binding protein-related protein 9 isoform X12 codes for MVESIKHCIVLLQIAKDQSNAEKHADGMISTINPVDAIYQPSPLEPVISTMPSQTVLPPEPVQLCKSEQRPSSLPVGPVLATLGHHQTPTPNSTGSGHSPPSSSLTSPSHVNLSPNTVPEFSYSSSEDEFYDADEFHQSGSSPKRLIDSSGSASVLTHSSSGNSLKRPDTTESLNSSMSNGTSDADLFDSHDDRDDDAEAGSVEEHKSVIMHLLSQVRLGMDLTKVVLPTFILERRSLLEMYADFFAHPDLFVSISDQKDPKDRMVQVVKWYLSAFHAGRKGSVAKKPYNPILGEIFQCHWTLPNDTEENTELVSEGPVPWVSKNSVTFVAEQVSHHPPISAFYAECFNKKIQFNAHIWTKSKFLGMSIGVHNIGQGCVSCLDYDEHYILTFPNGYGRSILTVPWVELGGECNINCSKTGYSANIIFHTKPFYGGKKHRITAEIFSPNDKKSFCSIEGEWNGVMYAKYATGENTVFVDTKKLPIIKKKVRKLEDQNEYESRSLWKDVTFNLKIRDIDAATEAKHRLEERQRAEARERKEKEIQWETRLFHEDGECWVYDEPLLKRLGAAKH; via the exons atGGTAGAATCAATTAAACACTGCATTGTGTTGCTGCAGATTGCCAAA GACCAGAGTAATGCGGAGAAGCACGCAGATGGAATGATA agtACTATTAATCCCGTAGATGCAATATATCAACCTAGTCCTTTGGAACCTGTGATCAGCACAATGCCTTCCCAGACTGTGTTACCTCCAG AACCTGTTCAGTTGTGTAAGTCAGAGCAGCGTCCATCTTCCCTACCAGTTGGACCTGTGTTGGCTACCTTGGGACATCATCAGACTCCTACACCAAATAGTACAG GCAGTGGCCATTCACCACCGAGTAGCAGTCTCACTTCTCCAAGCCATGTGAacttgtctccaaatacagtcccaGAGTTCTCTTACTCCAGCAGTGAAGATGAATTTTATGATGCTGATGAATTCCATCAAAGTGGCTCATCCCCAAAGCGCTTAATAGA TTCTTCTGGATCTGCCTCAGTCCTGACACACAGCAGCTCGGGAAATAGTCTAAAACGACCAGATACCACAGAATCACTTAATTCTTCCATGTCCAATGGAACAAGTGATGCTG ACCTTTTCGATTCACATGATGACAGAGATGATGATGCGGAGGCAGGGTCTGTGGAGGAGCACAAGAGCGTTATCATGCATCTCTTGTCACAAGTTAGACTTGGAATGGATCTTACTAAG GTAGTTCTTCCAACGTTTATTCTTGAAAGAAGATCTCTTTTAGAAATGTATGCAGACTTTTTTGCACATCCGGACCTGTTTGTGAG CATTAGTGACCAGAAGGATCCCAAGGATCGAATGGTTCAGGTTGTGAAATGGTACCTCTCAGCCTTTCATGCGGGAAGGAAAGGATCAGTTGCCAAAAAGCCATACAATCCCATTTTGGGCGAGATTTTTCAGTGTCATTGGACGTTACCAAATGATACTGAAGAGAACACA GAATTAGTTTCAGAAGGACCAGTTCCCTGGGTTTCCAAAAACAGTGTAACATTTGTGGCTGAGCAGGTTTCCCATCATCCACCCA TTTCAGCCTTTTATGCTGAGTGTTTTAACAAGAAGATACAATTCAATGCTCATATCTGGACCAAATCAAAATTCCTTGGGATGTCAATTGGGGTGCACAACATAGGACAGG GGTGTGTCTCATGTCTAGACTATGATGAACATTACATTCTCACATTCCCCAATGGCTATGGAAG gTCTATCCTCACAGTGCCCTGGGTGGAATTAGGAGGAGAATGCAATATTAATTGTTCCAAAACAGGCTATAGTGCAAATATCATCTTCCACACTAAACCCTTCTATGGGGGCAAGAAGCACAGAATTACTGCTGAGATTTT TTCTCCAAATGACAAGAAGTCTTTTTGCTCAattgaaggggaatggaatggtgtgatgTATGCAAAATATGCAACAGGG GAAAATACAGTCTTTGTAGATACCAAGAAGTTGCCTATAATCAAGAAGAAAGTGAGGAAGTTGGAAGATCAGAACGAGTATGAATCCCGCAG CCTTTGGAAGGATGTCACTTTCAACTTAAAAATCAGAGACATTGATGCAGCAACTGAAGCAAAGCACAGGCTTGAAGAAAGACAAAGAGCAGAAGCccgagaaaggaaggagaaggaaattcagTGGGAGACAAGG TTATTTCATGAAGATGGAGAATGCTGGGTTTATGATGAACCATTACTGAAACGTCTTGGTGCTGCCAAGCATTAG
- the OSBPL9 gene encoding oxysterol-binding protein-related protein 9 isoform X11, whose product MAFLLATCGGLDSGFVPSVQDFDKKLTEADAYLQILIEQLKLFDDKLQNCKEDEQRKSMVESIKHCIVLLQIAKSTINPVDAIYQPSPLEPVISTMPSQTVLPPEPVQLCKSEQRPSSLPVGPVLATLGHHQTPTPNSTGSGHSPPSSSLTSPSHVNLSPNTVPEFSYSSSEDEFYDADEFHQSGSSPKRLIDSSGSASVLTHSSSGNSLKRPDTTESLNSSMSNGTSDADLFDSHDDRDDDAEAGSVEEHKSVIMHLLSQVRLGMDLTKVVLPTFILERRSLLEMYADFFAHPDLFVSISDQKDPKDRMVQVVKWYLSAFHAGRKGSVAKKPYNPILGEIFQCHWTLPNDTEENTELVSEGPVPWVSKNSVTFVAEQVSHHPPISAFYAECFNKKIQFNAHIWTKSKFLGMSIGVHNIGQGCVSCLDYDEHYILTFPNGYGRSILTVPWVELGGECNINCSKTGYSANIIFHTKPFYGGKKHRITAEIFSPNDKKSFCSIEGEWNGVMYAKYATGENTVFVDTKKLPIIKKKVRKLEDQNEYESRSLWKDVTFNLKIRDIDAATEAKHRLEERQRAEARERKEKEIQWETRLFHEDGECWVYDEPLLKRLGAAKH is encoded by the exons agcatGGTAGAATCAATTAAACACTGCATTGTGTTGCTGCAGATTGCCAAA agtACTATTAATCCCGTAGATGCAATATATCAACCTAGTCCTTTGGAACCTGTGATCAGCACAATGCCTTCCCAGACTGTGTTACCTCCAG AACCTGTTCAGTTGTGTAAGTCAGAGCAGCGTCCATCTTCCCTACCAGTTGGACCTGTGTTGGCTACCTTGGGACATCATCAGACTCCTACACCAAATAGTACAG GCAGTGGCCATTCACCACCGAGTAGCAGTCTCACTTCTCCAAGCCATGTGAacttgtctccaaatacagtcccaGAGTTCTCTTACTCCAGCAGTGAAGATGAATTTTATGATGCTGATGAATTCCATCAAAGTGGCTCATCCCCAAAGCGCTTAATAGA TTCTTCTGGATCTGCCTCAGTCCTGACACACAGCAGCTCGGGAAATAGTCTAAAACGACCAGATACCACAGAATCACTTAATTCTTCCATGTCCAATGGAACAAGTGATGCTG ACCTTTTCGATTCACATGATGACAGAGATGATGATGCGGAGGCAGGGTCTGTGGAGGAGCACAAGAGCGTTATCATGCATCTCTTGTCACAAGTTAGACTTGGAATGGATCTTACTAAG GTAGTTCTTCCAACGTTTATTCTTGAAAGAAGATCTCTTTTAGAAATGTATGCAGACTTTTTTGCACATCCGGACCTGTTTGTGAG CATTAGTGACCAGAAGGATCCCAAGGATCGAATGGTTCAGGTTGTGAAATGGTACCTCTCAGCCTTTCATGCGGGAAGGAAAGGATCAGTTGCCAAAAAGCCATACAATCCCATTTTGGGCGAGATTTTTCAGTGTCATTGGACGTTACCAAATGATACTGAAGAGAACACA GAATTAGTTTCAGAAGGACCAGTTCCCTGGGTTTCCAAAAACAGTGTAACATTTGTGGCTGAGCAGGTTTCCCATCATCCACCCA TTTCAGCCTTTTATGCTGAGTGTTTTAACAAGAAGATACAATTCAATGCTCATATCTGGACCAAATCAAAATTCCTTGGGATGTCAATTGGGGTGCACAACATAGGACAGG GGTGTGTCTCATGTCTAGACTATGATGAACATTACATTCTCACATTCCCCAATGGCTATGGAAG gTCTATCCTCACAGTGCCCTGGGTGGAATTAGGAGGAGAATGCAATATTAATTGTTCCAAAACAGGCTATAGTGCAAATATCATCTTCCACACTAAACCCTTCTATGGGGGCAAGAAGCACAGAATTACTGCTGAGATTTT TTCTCCAAATGACAAGAAGTCTTTTTGCTCAattgaaggggaatggaatggtgtgatgTATGCAAAATATGCAACAGGG GAAAATACAGTCTTTGTAGATACCAAGAAGTTGCCTATAATCAAGAAGAAAGTGAGGAAGTTGGAAGATCAGAACGAGTATGAATCCCGCAG CCTTTGGAAGGATGTCACTTTCAACTTAAAAATCAGAGACATTGATGCAGCAACTGAAGCAAAGCACAGGCTTGAAGAAAGACAAAGAGCAGAAGCccgagaaaggaaggagaaggaaattcagTGGGAGACAAGG TTATTTCATGAAGATGGAGAATGCTGGGTTTATGATGAACCATTACTGAAACGTCTTGGTGCTGCCAAGCATTAG
- the OSBPL9 gene encoding oxysterol-binding protein-related protein 9 isoform X9, whose protein sequence is MAFLLATCGGLDSGFVPSVQDFDKKLTEADAYLQILIEQLKLFDDKLQNCKEDEQRKSMVESIKHCIVLLQIAKDQSNAEKHADGMISTINPVDAIYQPSPLEPVISTMPSQTVLPPEPVQLCKSEQRPSSLPVGPVLATLGHHQTPTPNSTGSGHSPPSSSLTSPSHVNLSPNTVPEFSYSSSEDEFYDADEFHQSGSSPKRLIDSSGSASVLTHSSSGNSLKRPDTTESLNSSMSNGTSDADLFDSHDDRDDDAEAGSVEEHKSVIMHLLSQVRLGMDLTKVVLPTFILERRSLLEMYADFFAHPDLFVSISDQKDPKDRMVQVVKWYLSAFHAGRKGSVAKKPYNPILGEIFQCHWTLPNDTEENTELVSEGPVPWVSKNSVTFVAEQVSHHPPISAFYAECFNKKIQFNAHIWTKSKFLGMSIGVHNIGQGCVSCLDYDEHYILTFPNGYGRSILTVPWVELGGECNINCSKTGYSANIIFHTKPFYGGKKHRITAEIFSPNDKKSFCSIEGEWNGVMYAKYATGENTVFVDTKKLPIIKKKVRKLEDQNEYESRSLWKDVTFNLKIRDIDAATEAKHRLEERQRAEARERKEKEIQWETRLFHEDGECWVYDEPLLKRLGAAKH, encoded by the exons agcatGGTAGAATCAATTAAACACTGCATTGTGTTGCTGCAGATTGCCAAA GACCAGAGTAATGCGGAGAAGCACGCAGATGGAATGATA agtACTATTAATCCCGTAGATGCAATATATCAACCTAGTCCTTTGGAACCTGTGATCAGCACAATGCCTTCCCAGACTGTGTTACCTCCAG AACCTGTTCAGTTGTGTAAGTCAGAGCAGCGTCCATCTTCCCTACCAGTTGGACCTGTGTTGGCTACCTTGGGACATCATCAGACTCCTACACCAAATAGTACAG GCAGTGGCCATTCACCACCGAGTAGCAGTCTCACTTCTCCAAGCCATGTGAacttgtctccaaatacagtcccaGAGTTCTCTTACTCCAGCAGTGAAGATGAATTTTATGATGCTGATGAATTCCATCAAAGTGGCTCATCCCCAAAGCGCTTAATAGA TTCTTCTGGATCTGCCTCAGTCCTGACACACAGCAGCTCGGGAAATAGTCTAAAACGACCAGATACCACAGAATCACTTAATTCTTCCATGTCCAATGGAACAAGTGATGCTG ACCTTTTCGATTCACATGATGACAGAGATGATGATGCGGAGGCAGGGTCTGTGGAGGAGCACAAGAGCGTTATCATGCATCTCTTGTCACAAGTTAGACTTGGAATGGATCTTACTAAG GTAGTTCTTCCAACGTTTATTCTTGAAAGAAGATCTCTTTTAGAAATGTATGCAGACTTTTTTGCACATCCGGACCTGTTTGTGAG CATTAGTGACCAGAAGGATCCCAAGGATCGAATGGTTCAGGTTGTGAAATGGTACCTCTCAGCCTTTCATGCGGGAAGGAAAGGATCAGTTGCCAAAAAGCCATACAATCCCATTTTGGGCGAGATTTTTCAGTGTCATTGGACGTTACCAAATGATACTGAAGAGAACACA GAATTAGTTTCAGAAGGACCAGTTCCCTGGGTTTCCAAAAACAGTGTAACATTTGTGGCTGAGCAGGTTTCCCATCATCCACCCA TTTCAGCCTTTTATGCTGAGTGTTTTAACAAGAAGATACAATTCAATGCTCATATCTGGACCAAATCAAAATTCCTTGGGATGTCAATTGGGGTGCACAACATAGGACAGG GGTGTGTCTCATGTCTAGACTATGATGAACATTACATTCTCACATTCCCCAATGGCTATGGAAG gTCTATCCTCACAGTGCCCTGGGTGGAATTAGGAGGAGAATGCAATATTAATTGTTCCAAAACAGGCTATAGTGCAAATATCATCTTCCACACTAAACCCTTCTATGGGGGCAAGAAGCACAGAATTACTGCTGAGATTTT TTCTCCAAATGACAAGAAGTCTTTTTGCTCAattgaaggggaatggaatggtgtgatgTATGCAAAATATGCAACAGGG GAAAATACAGTCTTTGTAGATACCAAGAAGTTGCCTATAATCAAGAAGAAAGTGAGGAAGTTGGAAGATCAGAACGAGTATGAATCCCGCAG CCTTTGGAAGGATGTCACTTTCAACTTAAAAATCAGAGACATTGATGCAGCAACTGAAGCAAAGCACAGGCTTGAAGAAAGACAAAGAGCAGAAGCccgagaaaggaaggagaaggaaattcagTGGGAGACAAGG TTATTTCATGAAGATGGAGAATGCTGGGTTTATGATGAACCATTACTGAAACGTCTTGGTGCTGCCAAGCATTAG
- the OSBPL9 gene encoding oxysterol-binding protein-related protein 9 isoform X13: protein MSSHSLSLDQSNAEKHADGMISTINPVDAIYQPSPLEPVISTMPSQTVLPPEPVQLCKSEQRPSSLPVGPVLATLGHHQTPTPNSTGSGHSPPSSSLTSPSHVNLSPNTVPEFSYSSSEDEFYDADEFHQSGSSPKRLIDSSGSASVLTHSSSGNSLKRPDTTESLNSSMSNGTSDADLFDSHDDRDDDAEAGSVEEHKSVIMHLLSQVRLGMDLTKVVLPTFILERRSLLEMYADFFAHPDLFVSISDQKDPKDRMVQVVKWYLSAFHAGRKGSVAKKPYNPILGEIFQCHWTLPNDTEENTELVSEGPVPWVSKNSVTFVAEQVSHHPPISAFYAECFNKKIQFNAHIWTKSKFLGMSIGVHNIGQGCVSCLDYDEHYILTFPNGYGRSILTVPWVELGGECNINCSKTGYSANIIFHTKPFYGGKKHRITAEIFSPNDKKSFCSIEGEWNGVMYAKYATGENTVFVDTKKLPIIKKKVRKLEDQNEYESRSLWKDVTFNLKIRDIDAATEAKHRLEERQRAEARERKEKEIQWETRLFHEDGECWVYDEPLLKRLGAAKH from the exons ATGTCTTCACATAGTCTTTCCTTG GACCAGAGTAATGCGGAGAAGCACGCAGATGGAATGATA agtACTATTAATCCCGTAGATGCAATATATCAACCTAGTCCTTTGGAACCTGTGATCAGCACAATGCCTTCCCAGACTGTGTTACCTCCAG AACCTGTTCAGTTGTGTAAGTCAGAGCAGCGTCCATCTTCCCTACCAGTTGGACCTGTGTTGGCTACCTTGGGACATCATCAGACTCCTACACCAAATAGTACAG GCAGTGGCCATTCACCACCGAGTAGCAGTCTCACTTCTCCAAGCCATGTGAacttgtctccaaatacagtcccaGAGTTCTCTTACTCCAGCAGTGAAGATGAATTTTATGATGCTGATGAATTCCATCAAAGTGGCTCATCCCCAAAGCGCTTAATAGA TTCTTCTGGATCTGCCTCAGTCCTGACACACAGCAGCTCGGGAAATAGTCTAAAACGACCAGATACCACAGAATCACTTAATTCTTCCATGTCCAATGGAACAAGTGATGCTG ACCTTTTCGATTCACATGATGACAGAGATGATGATGCGGAGGCAGGGTCTGTGGAGGAGCACAAGAGCGTTATCATGCATCTCTTGTCACAAGTTAGACTTGGAATGGATCTTACTAAG GTAGTTCTTCCAACGTTTATTCTTGAAAGAAGATCTCTTTTAGAAATGTATGCAGACTTTTTTGCACATCCGGACCTGTTTGTGAG CATTAGTGACCAGAAGGATCCCAAGGATCGAATGGTTCAGGTTGTGAAATGGTACCTCTCAGCCTTTCATGCGGGAAGGAAAGGATCAGTTGCCAAAAAGCCATACAATCCCATTTTGGGCGAGATTTTTCAGTGTCATTGGACGTTACCAAATGATACTGAAGAGAACACA GAATTAGTTTCAGAAGGACCAGTTCCCTGGGTTTCCAAAAACAGTGTAACATTTGTGGCTGAGCAGGTTTCCCATCATCCACCCA TTTCAGCCTTTTATGCTGAGTGTTTTAACAAGAAGATACAATTCAATGCTCATATCTGGACCAAATCAAAATTCCTTGGGATGTCAATTGGGGTGCACAACATAGGACAGG GGTGTGTCTCATGTCTAGACTATGATGAACATTACATTCTCACATTCCCCAATGGCTATGGAAG gTCTATCCTCACAGTGCCCTGGGTGGAATTAGGAGGAGAATGCAATATTAATTGTTCCAAAACAGGCTATAGTGCAAATATCATCTTCCACACTAAACCCTTCTATGGGGGCAAGAAGCACAGAATTACTGCTGAGATTTT TTCTCCAAATGACAAGAAGTCTTTTTGCTCAattgaaggggaatggaatggtgtgatgTATGCAAAATATGCAACAGGG GAAAATACAGTCTTTGTAGATACCAAGAAGTTGCCTATAATCAAGAAGAAAGTGAGGAAGTTGGAAGATCAGAACGAGTATGAATCCCGCAG CCTTTGGAAGGATGTCACTTTCAACTTAAAAATCAGAGACATTGATGCAGCAACTGAAGCAAAGCACAGGCTTGAAGAAAGACAAAGAGCAGAAGCccgagaaaggaaggagaaggaaattcagTGGGAGACAAGG TTATTTCATGAAGATGGAGAATGCTGGGTTTATGATGAACCATTACTGAAACGTCTTGGTGCTGCCAAGCATTAG